From a single Actinomyces viscosus genomic region:
- a CDS encoding PfkB family carbohydrate kinase, which translates to MTLFRPACFISTGSILIDIPLHVSRVPTPGGAITGASSGPVVGGGYTVVSAAARQGVPAALAATLGTGPNSARVRESMRLDQVELLVEELVGDIGTCTTLIEPSGRRTFITTAGVEGEPQREDLESLDLREGDWVYATGYDLAHYTSRGILADWLLSIPDGVGLVIDLGPVQPDIPDQVLLPLLSRATMLTGNDLEMNRLEERLGGPSAIREACPRALIVRRTGAHGCVLHPVDGDPIEVPGFVRDVVDTTGAGDTHTGVLVAGLLDGLDVVEAARRANAAAAHAVACIGPAQAPRREEIDGFLQESPERPQTPDEARHRGGARP; encoded by the coding sequence ATGACTCTGTTCCGGCCCGCGTGCTTCATATCCACCGGATCCATCCTCATCGACATCCCCCTTCACGTCAGCCGGGTGCCGACGCCGGGAGGGGCGATCACCGGGGCCTCGTCGGGCCCGGTCGTGGGCGGCGGGTACACGGTGGTCTCGGCCGCCGCCCGCCAGGGCGTCCCCGCCGCCCTGGCAGCCACCCTGGGAACCGGACCCAACTCCGCACGGGTACGCGAGTCGATGCGCCTGGACCAGGTCGAGCTGCTCGTCGAGGAGCTCGTCGGGGACATCGGCACCTGCACCACGCTCATCGAGCCCTCGGGGCGACGAACCTTCATCACCACCGCCGGTGTCGAGGGCGAGCCCCAGCGGGAGGACCTCGAGAGTCTCGACCTGAGAGAGGGCGACTGGGTCTACGCCACCGGCTACGACCTGGCCCACTACACGAGCCGGGGCATCCTGGCCGACTGGCTCCTGTCGATCCCCGACGGCGTCGGACTGGTCATCGACCTGGGCCCGGTCCAGCCCGACATCCCCGACCAGGTGCTGCTGCCGCTACTGTCCCGGGCGACGATGCTGACCGGAAACGACCTGGAGATGAACCGTCTCGAGGAACGGCTGGGAGGCCCGAGCGCCATCCGTGAGGCCTGCCCCCGGGCGCTCATCGTCCGACGTACCGGGGCCCACGGCTGCGTTCTGCACCCGGTCGACGGCGATCCGATCGAGGTCCCCGGTTTCGTGCGTGACGTCGTGGACACGACGGGAGCCGGGGACACCCACACCGGCGTCCTGGTCGCCGGGCTCCTCGACGGACTCGACGTCGTTGAGGCGGCCAGGCGGGCCAACGCGGCCGCTGCCCACGCCGTGGCCTGTATCGGGCCGGCACAGGCGCCGCGCCGCGAGGAGATCGACGGCTTCCTCCAGGAGAGCCCTGAGCGGCCCCAGACGCCCGACGAGGCCCGGCACCGGGGCGGCGCCCGTCCCTGA